A section of the Anticarsia gemmatalis isolate Benzon Research Colony breed Stoneville strain chromosome 28, ilAntGemm2 primary, whole genome shotgun sequence genome encodes:
- the LOC142984738 gene encoding fatty acyl-CoA reductase wat-like, translated as MDPAQEIELNALRYQEPMNAVIERGDSSVQQFYRDATVFLTGGSGFIGKQLIEKLFRACYVGKVYVLMRPKKGKTVEQRLAEMLGDPVFDAVRKKSPEFSDKIVAVTGDVADIKLGLNDNDWNSLTQEVNVIFHVAATTRFDESLRVATLINIRGTREALKLGHACQDFRSFVHVSSAYANANVQDLGSEVLEQFYPCPVPPDVMIRLAETVSDERIKEVENKFIKGYPNTYTFAKAIAEEEVRRWTGRIPACIVRPAIVISSYKEPCPGWTDMSCAFGASGLVLGPASGLVHALYIDNDTRFSLVPVDYVNNGLIAAGYETARRQADDVKIYSISSARNLCSWNTMSTTVLSVAENLPTPVSVWYIYIINTSNTHLFLLLTWILHLIPGYLLDFICVLLRKKPMFTKLYKKIYNLSKALSYFATRTWIFDDSNTDKLYQSLCENDRIIFNFDTTDIDYKDYLTIWCIGLRKYVLKDGLKNTIYARKKQFWLHKLNLIVTVLYFYCFYKLSHSHQRKNYELNT; from the exons ATGGACCCGGCTCAAGAGATAGAGCTGAACGCTCTGAGGTACCAGGAGCCCATGAACGCGGTGATAGAGCGCGGAGACTCCAGCGTGCAGCAGTTCTACCGCGACGCCACCGTGTTCCTCACCGGCGGCTCCGGCTTCATCGGGAAACAACTCATTGAGAAACTATTCAG AGCGTGTTACGTGGGTAAAGTGTACGTTCTCATGAGACCGAAAAAAGGAAAGACCGTAGAGCAAAGACTTGCAGAAATGCTAGGAGACcct GTCTTCGATGCAGTACGTAAGAAGAGTCCGGAGTTCTCGGACAAGATAGTGGCAGTCACCGGTGATGTGGCTGACATCAAACTTGGATTAAACGATAATGACTGGAACTCTCTCACGCAGGAG GTTAACGTAATATTCCACGTAGCAGCCACTACGCGGTTCGACGAGAGTCTACGAGTGGCTACATTGATCAACATCCGAGGAACGAGAGAAGCGCTCAAGCTTGGACACGCTTGTCAAGATTTTAG GTCTTTCGTTCACGTATCATCAGCATACGCCAACGCGAACGTCCAAGACCTTGGTTCCGAGGTGTTGGAGCAATTCTACCCATGTCCAGTTCCTCCTGACGTCATGATACGATTGGCAGAAACTGTCAGTGATGAGAGAATCAAGGAGGTTGAGAACAA aTTCATCAAAGGATATCCTAACACGTACACGTTTGCTAAAGCCATAGCTGAAGAAGAAGTCAGGAGATGGACTGGTCGTATACCAGCCTGTATCGTGAGACCAGCCatag TAATATCATCATATAAAGAGCCATGTCCTGGCTGGACTGACATGAGCTGCGCTTTTGGTGCTAGTGGG TTAGTCCTGGGCCCAGCATCAGGCCTGGTCCATGCGTTGTACATCGACAACGACACACGGTTCAGTCTGGTCCCAGTGGACTATGTCAACAACGGACTTATAGCCGCCGGCTACGAGACCGCAAGAAGACAGGCTGATGATGTGAAGATCTACTCCATATCCAGTGCGAGGAACCTTTGCTCTTGGA ATACGATGTCAACGACAGTATTGTCAGTAGCAGAGAACCTGCCTACGCCCGTATCTGTTTGGTACATCTACATTATAAACACATCCAACACTCACCTGTTCTTATTATTAACCTGGATTTTACATCTCATTCCTGGCTATCTACTGGACTTTATATGCGTGTTGTTAAGGAAAAAACCAAT gttTACAAAGCTCTATAAAAAGATCTACAATCTGTCTAAAGCATTATCCTATTTTGCTACAAGAACCTGGATTTTCGACGACTCAAACACTGATAAATTATACCAAAGTCTTTGCGAAAATGACAGAATTATtttcaactttgacactacagATATagattataaagattatttaactaTTTGGTGTATTGGGCTAAGGAAATATGTGCTCAAAGATGGCCTAAAAAATACGATCTAcgcaagaaaaaaacaattttggttgcataaattgaatttgattgttactgttctatatttttattgtttttataagttg TCCCATTCACATCAAAGGAAGAATTATGaactaaatacttaa
- the LOC142984856 gene encoding fatty acyl-CoA reductase wat-like, with protein sequence MDPAQEIELNALRYQEPMNAVIERGDSSVQQFYRDATVFLTGGSGFIGKQLIEKLFRSCAIKKLFILLRSKKGKDVQERLNQILNDPLYDLLRSKQPDFAKKIVPVEGDVADLKLGLSYEDWTMLTTEVDMIIHSAATIIFNAPLATTTLTNVRGTRESIALAKQCSKLKSYVYVSTAFCHATEARTKVLEQFYPCPISPEVLISLAEQDGGKRLDSIGDGLIEGWPNTYTFSKAVAEELVRVTAASLPTCIIRPPLVLPAYYEPGPGWLDVTTINGPTGVFLATGLGILNVFRVNVETKMAMAPLDYVNNTIIAAPWDASERRKDGNTDIPIYIIAKKEKYLAFKFSTDTVRQNHHLLACDKALWYNEVLIFTNKYLYWFFAILLHYIPAYAIDGIFKILGKKPPHINAIVDIYKRLDKFSAAYDYYANHLWDFGDQNLQAMIKRMSDADKAIYNCDLLTVDLKEFIFVWSIGIRKYIVKDGLVNTNSGYKKQKIFRIVNYVVVGLYFYALYWLSAVIFSLGRYFFSFVF encoded by the exons ATGGACCCGGCTCAAGAGATAGAGCTGAACGCTCTGAGGTACCAGGAGCCCATGAACGCGGTGATAGAGCGCGGAGACTCCAGCGTGCAGCAGTTCTACCGCGACGCCACCGTGTTCCTCACCGGCGGCTCCGGCTTCATCGGGAAACAACTCATTGAGAAACTGTTCAG ATCATGTGCTATCAAGAAGTTATTTATACTGCTGAGATCTAAGAAAGGAAAAGATGTGCAAGAAAGATTGAACCAGATTTTAAATGATCCG TTGTACGACCTACTGCGTAGTAAGCAGCCGGATTTTGCAAAAAAGATCGTGCCTGTAGAAGGAGATGTGGCCGATCTCAAGTTAGGACTCAGTTATGAAGACTGGACCATGCTTACTACTGAG GTGGACATGATAATACACTCAGCTGCGACGATTATTTTCAACGCTCCACTAGCGACTACTACTTTGACAAACGTGCGTGGTACGAGAGAATCCATCGCTCTGGCTAAACAATGCTCGAAACTCAA GAGCTATGTATACGTCTCCACGGCTTTCTGCCACGCGACGGAAGCCCGTACGAAGGTGTTAGAACAGTTCTATCCGTGCCCTATATCTCCAGAAGTCCTCATATCCTTGGCTGAACAAGATGGTGGAAAGAGACTGGATAGTATCGGCGATGG GTTGATTGAAGGATGGCCGAACACCTACACATTTTCGAAGGCAGTTGCTGAAGAACTGGTGAGGGTTACAGCTGCCAGTCTCCCGACATGCATCATCAGACCTCCTTTAG tGTTGCCAGCTTATTATGAACCAGGTCCAGGATGGCTGGACGTCACCACTATCAATGGTCCTACAGGC GTATTCTTAGCCACAGGTTTAGGAATACTAAACGTTTTCAGAGTTAATGTGGAGACTAAAATGGCGATGGCTCCCTTAGACTATGTCAACAATACGATCATAGCAGCACCCTGGGACGCTTCGGAAAGACGAAAAGACGGAAACACTGATATACCTATATACATTATAGCAAAGAAGGAAAAATACCTGGCATTTA AATTTAGCACAGACACGGTGAGACAGAATCATCATTTGCTGGCTTGTGATAAAGCTCTCTGGTACAATGAGGTACTAATATTTACCAACAAATACTTGTATTGGTTCTTTGCTATTCTCCTACATTATATACCGGCGTATGCTATTGATGGCATTTTCAAAATCCTCGGAAAGAAACCTCCTCATATCAATgc AATTGTGGACATCTACAAAAGACTGGACAAATTCTCGGCTGCATACGATTACTACGCAAACCACTTATGGGACTTCGGCGACCAGAATCTTCAAGCCATGATAAAGAGAATGAGCGATGCTGACAAAGCGATATACAACTGTGACTTACTAACAGTCGACTTGAAAGAATTCATCTTCGTATGGTCTATAGGTATTAGAAAGTATATTGTAAAAGATGGTTTAGTAAACACTAACTCAGGTTACAAAAAGCAAAAGATTTTCCGAATTGTCAATTATGTTGTGGTcggattatatttttatgcccTTTATTGGCTAAGTGCTGTGATATTTTCATTAGGTAGatacttttttagttttgtattttaa